The Apis mellifera strain DH4 linkage group LG3, Amel_HAv3.1, whole genome shotgun sequence genome includes the window CTATGTCCTCATTTTAATGTCACTGATGGTGAaagtaagaatattaaatcacaatcaatatataatatatctttttcattattgacattaattaaaaaatattttcagctACAAAAACATTTTGCTGCAAAGGATACTGCATGGATTTATTGAAAGAGTTatcaaaaactattaatttcaCTTATAGTTTGGCTTTATCTCCCGATGGACAATTTGGCAACTACATAATCAAAAACAATTCAGGTGCGAATAGAATtatgataaaacaattataaagagatatataagaCATATAAGATCTCACTTTTTTGAAAGTAAACTTTAAtgtgaaaagataatttatatttattttataaatacctttttttagtaggaggaaaaaaggaatggaCTGGACTCATTGGAGAACTGGTGAACGAAAGAGCAGATATGATTGTTGCTCCTTTAACAATTAATCCAGAACGTGCTGAGTTCATCGAATTTAGTAAGCCATTTAAATATCAAGGCATCACTATTCTTGAAAAGaaggtatattttttaataattaattttaaattaattataattaaaattaattttaaattaaagaattaaagaatttaaaaaataattatttatttattatttaatactatatttcataataataattatttgaataaataattaatattattgattaataaaattgattaataaaaagatactataaaatatactactaatattaaaaaatatttatttttagccaTCAAGATCATCAACTTTGGTATCGTTCTTACAACCATTTAGCAATACTCTGTGGATACTGGTAATGGTATCGGTGCACGTAGTGGCTCTAGTTTTGTACCTCCTCGACCGGTTTTCGCCTTTCGGGAGGTTCAAGCTAGCAAACACTGACGGTACCGAAGAGGATGCTCTGAATTTATCTAGTGCTGTCTGGTTCGCTTGGGGAGTTCTTCTTAACAGTGGAATTGGAGAAGGttcgttattttctttataagaaaatctattcaaataaaaaagaagaatttatgcacgatttatgaaaatgattactttagaaaatgaaaacttatttattatattagctttttttaatacttatataattataatttataatactttaaaattttatttaactttatttatttaataggaACTCCACGGAGTTTTTCTGCTCGAGTGTTGGGCATGGTATGGGCAGGTTTTGCGATGATTATCGTTGCTTCTTACACTGCCAATTTAGCTGCATTTCTTGTATTGGAACGGCCAAAAACGAAATTAACTGGTATCAACGATGCTCGAGtaagaacaaaattaataaaaacaaaattaatattaatttttttaaatgctaaTGCAATTGACCAAATCGTGTACAAATCATTCTAtgacaatattcaatatttaactgTATTGCTTTAGATATAAATCTTTGAcatctgaaagaaaaatattaaaaatagtaacaagaattctataatttatttttaataatgatattcataataaatacaatattatactgcatatattgcatatattttgtatgtatttttttattatatttatgtttttttattaatatttataattttaaattctttattgagttatttttataatattttatatatatgtatatacatttatcgattattgctattgttattttgttactgtgttaatattgattttaatcaaaGTAACAAAGATATTACATTACCTGCGAAATATCACATGCATGTATTTATAGCATATATTTATAGCTTAGAAATACTATGGAGAATCTTACATGTGCCACGGTAAAAGGTTCTGCTGTAGACATGTATTTCCGTCGCCAAGTCGAATTATCCAATATGTATCGTACAATGGAAGCGAACAATTACGATACTGCCGAAGAAGCTAttagagatataaaaattgggtaaagaaaaaaaaaattctggttGCTATAAAATCATTACCAATTCtaagagaatataattttaagaattatattatgctAGGAAACTTATGGCTTTTATCTGGGATAGTTCTCGATTAGAATTCGAAGCTGCTCAAGATTGTGAATTAGTAACTGCTGGAGAATTATTTGGTCGTTCTGGCTATGGGATTGGTTTACAGAAAGGTTCTTTATGGGCAGATGCAGTAACTCTTGCTATTTTAGACTTCCATGAAAGTaagaattgatataaaatattacctaaaataattgaaaattttttttgatataattttatatttataatataaaaattatcacatattaaaattaataaaaaagaaataattaataattttttcacttattattaaatatatatttttaggtgGCTTTATGGAGAGTCTCGACAATCATTGGATTCTCCGAAGTAATGTACAGCAATGCGAACAACTTGAAAAAGCTCCCAATACTTTGGGCCTAAAAAATATGGCCGGAGTATTTATAGTAGTTGGTGTTGGAATTATTGGTGGCAtcggattaattattatcgaagtAGCATATAAAAAGCATCAGATTCGTAAGCAAAAGAAGATGGAATTAGCAAGACATGCAGCTGATAAATGGAGAGGTGCAATTGAGGTAAAGAAAGACTTGAATATACTAACTTTTTAGCAGAAACCTTTCTTCTGTTCGATATCTTTCGTTGTCTTTTTCTCAGAATTCTATGTTTATTAGTAAATTGCAAGCAGCCAGGACAAATTAGGGGAGCAACGCAGGAAATTCTAACAGATCTCagtaacaaaaaagaatacgATTATCAGATGAACATTATAGATCAAAGCACAAATATTCATCGCTTTGCaagctttaataataaaaataaattagtcaATGCAATGAAATTCaacttttaatgaaaaaggTGTAAgctacgatgaaaaaaaaaaaataattatcgtattCTACACCAAAATTGCTTCTTTTATATTGCATCATACAGTggcttttttatattaataattatactgaTACTGATATTACCTTTTTAGTCtttcctttcaaaaatatatatataaaaattaagagaaaatttctAGATTTTAATATGCTACTGCAAAAagctatcattattatatcatagaaaCGCAAAATAtcactatttataattaatttttaatattttttatatattgcaatacaaatacaatagCATTAGTTAAAGCAATGAAATGAATGCAAttgtttaagatatttaatatttgtatctagttcaattttttgatttttgatttttaaatgcagAAACGGAAAACTTTGCGAGCTTCGATAGCTGCTCAACGAAGGATTCAAAGTAACGGCCTTAACGACCCTACAACCGTGAGTTTAGCAGTCGATACGGTAGCTAGATCAAATGTGACTCCACGAAGTCCTGGTCGAGCATGGCCAGGAGATAGTGATATCCGTCAACGTCCTATTCCTCGTTCAGATGATATCAGATTATCACCAGCTGCATATACAGCAAACGTCTCACATCTCATTGTATAATCAAACTAATTtctatcttaatttattaattacttgtatttcataaaatatcaaaatatatcattacctgaaaaatttgttagatGTACACATATAACTGTGTTAAGAGTAATAAGATttgttttatacaataataaaaattattgttttaatatgatGTTTTGATGctcaataaatatactttaattaatatcataagttattttaattgatgattTATTGAATAAGTTTTGTTAATTtccatattcaataattattgaaaaaatatttaataatatttaatataaataacttcttaccatattttattattttttaaaatttaaaattttgaacaataaacCATAATCAAATgtgtattattatacaatttcataattgtatatatcgaatttttgaaattatatatatctatatataaaaatgatcattttaattatttttatggttATGCAAtggatttttctaaaaatatattatattctaaaacatttttattttattattgtttattaattatatatataagagaaagcactgatatatatcaatttttaaatatttttaaaatatttattttgtataacgTATAATAACTAGAGTCAATATAACTTTcgattaatacataataactattacatattattagaatatttaattatatatttaatttatttaatgtaattttacaatattattatattattactattaatgaaagatgattatattaaaatttaatcaattaaaaatataaatttgacaaaaacgtagtttttaatattattttatagatgacATAGTACAcgtatcttatttaatttgtaagttTCCTCTCTATCTCCATTCTCTTATATCATAACCACAGACATAACACATGAGAATAAATTGTGTCAAGTTTCTTACCGCTGTCATTTGACGAACTTTCATTATCCATTGTatcgaatttgttttttagGTGATATTTAaactgtttaattaatttacagttAAAAAGTATGGCGGATACGACAGTGGACGCTACACGtcgtttaaatgttaaaaaacagACTCTGGATGATGCTTATGCAGCGCCtgcaaattttctcgaaattgatGTGATTAATCCAATCACACACGGCGTCGGCAAAAAACGATACACTGATTATGAAGTTCGCATGAGGGTGAGTAAtaaatcctttttattttaaacttatttttatctaatattataagttttgtttattttaggtatttttctattctaaatGTCAGTTTTTCTTTTGCCGCTTAAATGCAACATAagactatatatttttatcgatatatataaactctttattgtatttttacgtaatataataaaatatttaattaattaattcttatttattaatataataaataaaaattaattacttatatatataatacatcatttttttataaaaaaaattagcattaaaaaaaattagatacatatatatatatatatatataatacaatattgttacattttattagataatttacaaaagtttgcaaaaataaaatttaaatgtttttaaatatttttatttcatatataattatgacatTAATGaaagaagtaattttattgtagatATTAACCAAATCTATCATGGGCAGTGTCTGTTATCTtacttttaatgataatttgagtagatataaaaaaatatactattgaAGTTATAAACCTTAGATTAATGTTtatggattattttaaaaaattaaagcaatagttctttatacaaaataatttttatataatttatttacattatattatttataatattttataatatattataataattataatataatataatatataataatatttataatattatttaaattaatttaaaatattaatattaataatataaatattttattgttttaagataaaattaattataaattatacatttttatattatattttaaatgctatataaataaattataaaaaaataaattttcatttcagacAAATCTTCCagtttttaaagtaaaagatTCTACAGTAAGAAGAAGATATAGTGATTTTGAATGGTTAAGAACTGAATTAGAAAGAGATAGCAAGgttagttaataaaatatatttagaaaattaaattaatttttttaaacatgtatatttaatattggcaACATTGACTCATTAtgctaaaatttttctatcaaaaataccaatattataaataatataaaaataataaataataataatgaaaaatatttgctacaaaaatatagatagtAGTGCCTCCATTACCAGGAAAGGCTTGGAAACGTCAAATGCCATTTCGAGGAGATGATGGtatttttgaagaagattTTATTGAAGATCGAAGAAAAGGTTTAGAAGCTTTTGTTAATaagtaagtatattaaaatattttataacataatataattaagtaaattatatatatatattttttcaattttaatatataaaaaaattattgaaactaaataaaatttataatatttcagaatagCAGGACATCCATTAGCACAAAATGAACGATGTTTACATATGTTTCTACAAGAACCTGTAATAGACAAGAATTACGTACCTGGAAAAATACGTAATACATAAGTtacaataattcttatttcaagtatatttttctccccaccttcaatatatatgtaaagttatatttgattattttaaaattttaaatttacaatttattaagatCCCTCTATATCTATGCAATATTTAATCGAGCTTTCTATACTGTGATGTTGGACtgaaatttgtttcttaagATCATTGTGTTTGAAatacaatgataaaatatttggagggattttattattgaatatcattatcagtcatagaaaaaaagattaataaagttttttcttttcatttttttttttttgtttttgtttttaataatattatagctATATcagtttctataaaatatttataaatttacacttATCAGTTTCAGAAATTGCAGAATAATGTTGTATACAACAGTtcaattaatacataaatatatgaaatttatgaatttcaaaatatggcttgaaaaataaaatattaagacaaaaagtatttatttacaagTTATTCAATAGaaactataataaagatttgatcttttttaataGCTTTATCACTGTTTtttgtatacaaataatatcaatataataaaataaattaaataataatattttattatgctgTTTTTGTTTGAATAACTTGTAAATAGCATATAAGTTTAtttgtaaacaaaattattacaaataagtaaataagataaaataatttaaaaatagaaatgaatctctaaaaaattgtttataatttaatattctttgcaTAAGAAAAACtgttaaaaatctaatatttactaaatttaatctttgtttattaatgataaaatatatatatataattaagatattttgaatCTTCTTGTTATGctccttattttattttgaaaataagatataaaaatattgctttatggaatgaaagtaaaatcaataattcatatattatgttttcacatttttgtaatttatattaggaAGAAGTaatacttttgaaatatttatatttatcaaagggACTATGTACAGGGCATAGATTAaactattttacattattttatttaatttataattaaatttgcaaaaaaacattttaaatatatttcattaatttaatataaatatatttacgtgtatatatacaaatgcACACATAATATTGCAtactaatagaaatattatatatcaatataaataataaggaacataagaataattaagactgtgttttaaatatttatttttatgagaatattaaaaaaaaatttttatttgagcttattttatgtgaaaattttcattaaaaactcAATATTCTTGAACTATAAtactttacttttaaattaaaaaacgttcctataaataatcttaaattattattttatcttatattgcaTTCTAAActtagtttataataatttaatataatattatatttattcttttttttataataaaacatataattttgtcTTGATTTAATCTCaagtttaaaacttttattaaataaatgcaatattaataattgagttatatgaaacattttatgagatttttttaatctaacattaaattacataacgtatatttataaatatacatcttGTTtagttctaataaattttttatttttaaagtatgtttctatatatttgCTCACACAGTCTtgttctgaaaaataaaaaaaatgtattatattaaataatttttaatggtttgttaagaaatttaatatttgtttactaACCAGGAaatgtattttcaataataagcaTATCAGCTACATGTTTTgcaactattttaaataattgcctatctttaattcttcgttttttATAGAATGGCATCAAATGTTTTACAATCCATGGTGCTATTCTTTCTTTACATGCAGTTAAATGTTCTTCTATACAAATTGGTGAATCTGGTATCATTTCTTCATCATCAGTTTCTCCaaacaattcaataaatttttctttaactctACCATGTCttctataatcttttaaagataattctgtcatttttgcttttaatttaGATACTTGATATACACGTTCAACAAACCAAATACTATTTATTCTacgtttatgtttattttctaCTGTTTCACTTTCAAttggtaataatttattagtttgtctggttttcatttctttataataactaAAACTGTATTTTcctgtatttgtatttaatgcCTTTAGATTAGTATTCTTaacagaattaatttttatattattttcaggcATATTAATAGAGCCATTTGAATTATGTGGAAGAAGAGCATTAATTTCCTTATCCATATTAGCTTTAGTAACACCTGaatgtttttcaattaatgtCATAAGATCGCTACTATCATCACTATCGCAAAACATGTCTTCCATATGTTGTAAAAGTGAATCCTGTGAATTTTCAtcatcattttgaatattaggTTGATTTGGAATTtgagaattagaattatcttttatataattaaaaatattgctatCTTCTTTCATTGTCTCTTCATCtactatcatttttttatttatttcttcatctgatttgatatcaaatttattttgtattttatcatGAGTAGAATTTAC containing:
- the Nmdar1 gene encoding NMDA receptor 1 isoform X1; this encodes MKYESIALFISLIILNDEIYNIIASPQLNNPTLFMIGGVFSNNKSKKYFEQTLNELNFNLNYVNKGVTYKHTIIEMDSNPIKTALSVCKSLIERQVYAVVVSHPLTGDLSPAAVSYTSGFYHIPVIGISSRDSAFSDKNIHVSFLRTVPPYSHQTDVWVELLKHFNYMKVIFIHSSDTDGRALLGRFQTTSQNLEDDVEIKVQVESVIEFEPGLDSFTQQLIEMKNAQARVYLLYASKMDANVIFQDAAVMNMTGAGYVWIVTEQALDASNAPEGLLGLKLINAENETAHIKDSLIVLTSALQEMNKSKSITEPPKNCADSGSIWETGKNLFEFIRKQVLSGSTGKVAFDDNGDRIFAEYDIINIQENGDQVSVGRYFYPNGTEKMTLSVNESNITWPGRLQTKPEGFMIPTHLKVLTIEEKPFVYVREIAFSESCLPEEILCPHFNVTDGETTKTFCCKGYCMDLLKELSKTINFTYSLALSPDGQFGNYIIKNNSGGKKEWTGLIGELVNERADMIVAPLTINPERAEFIEFSKPFKYQGITILEKKPSRSSTLVSFLQPFSNTLWILVMVSVHVVALVLYLLDRFSPFGRFKLANTDGTEEDALNLSSAVWFAWGVLLNSGIGEGTPRSFSARVLGMVWAGFAMIIVASYTANLAAFLVLERPKTKLTGINDARLRNTMENLTCATVKGSAVDMYFRRQVELSNMYRTMEANNYDTAEEAIRDIKIGKLMAFIWDSSRLEFEAAQDCELVTAGELFGRSGYGIGLQKGSLWADAVTLAILDFHESGFMESLDNHWILRSNVQQCEQLEKAPNTLGLKNMAGVFIVVGVGIIGGIGLIIIEVAYKKHQIRKQKKMELARHAADKWRGAIEKRKTLRASIAAQRRIQSNGLNDPTTVSLAVDTVARSNVTPRSPGRAWPGDSDIRQRPIPRSDDIRLSPAAYTANVSHLIV
- the Nmdar1 gene encoding NMDA receptor 1, whose product is MKYESIALFISLIILNDEIYNIIASPQLNNPTLFMIGGVFSNNKSKKYFEQTLNELNFNLNYVNKGVTYKHTIIEMDSNPIKTALSVCKSLIERQVYAVVVSHPLTGDLSPAAVSYTSGFYHIPVIGISSRDSAFSDKNIHVSFLRTVPPYSHQTDVWVELLKHFNYMKVIFIHSSDTDGRALLGRFQTTSQNLEDDVEIKVQVESVIEFEPGLDSFTQQLIEMKNAQARVYLLYASKMDANVIFQDAAVMNMTGAGYVWIVTEQALDASNAPEGLLGLKLINAENETAHIKDSLIVLTSALQEMNKSKSITEPPKNCADSGSIWETGKNLFEFIRKQVLSGSTGKVAFDDNGDRIFAEYDIINIQENGDQVSVGRYFYPNGTEKMTLSVNESNITWPGRLQTKPEGFMIPTHLKVLTIEEKPFVYVREIAFSESCLPEEILCPHFNVTDGETTKTFCCKGYCMDLLKELSKTINFTYSLALSPDGQFGNYIIKNNSVGGKKEWTGLIGELVNERADMIVAPLTINPERAEFIEFSKPFKYQGITILEKKPSRSSTLVSFLQPFSNTLWILVMVSVHVVALVLYLLDRFSPFGRFKLANTDGTEEDALNLSSAVWFAWGVLLNSGIGEGTPRSFSARVLGMVWAGFAMIIVASYTANLAAFLVLERPKTKLTGINDARLRNTMENLTCATVKGSAVDMYFRRQVELSNMYRTMEANNYDTAEEAIRDIKIGKLMAFIWDSSRLEFEAAQDCELVTAGELFGRSGYGIGLQKGSLWADAVTLAILDFHESGFMESLDNHWILRSNVQQCEQLEKAPNTLGLKNMAGVFIVVGVGIIGGIGLIIIEVAYKKHQIRKQKKMELARHAADKWRGAIEKRKTLRASIAAQRRIQSNGLNDPTTVSLAVDTVARSNVTPRSPGRAWPGDSDIRQRPIPRSDDIRLSPAAYTANVSHLIV
- the Nmdar1 gene encoding NMDA receptor 1 isoform X3, coding for MNKSKSITEPPKNCADSGSIWETGKNLFEFIRKQVLSGSTGKVAFDDNGDRIFAEYDIINIQENGDQVSVGRYFYPNGTEKMTLSVNESNITWPGRLQTKPEGFMIPTHLKVLTIEEKPFVYVREIAFSESCLPEEILCPHFNVTDGETTKTFCCKGYCMDLLKELSKTINFTYSLALSPDGQFGNYIIKNNSVGGKKEWTGLIGELVNERADMIVAPLTINPERAEFIEFSKPFKYQGITILEKKPSRSSTLVSFLQPFSNTLWILVMVSVHVVALVLYLLDRFSPFGRFKLANTDGTEEDALNLSSAVWFAWGVLLNSGIGEGTPRSFSARVLGMVWAGFAMIIVASYTANLAAFLVLERPKTKLTGINDARLRNTMENLTCATVKGSAVDMYFRRQVELSNMYRTMEANNYDTAEEAIRDIKIGKLMAFIWDSSRLEFEAAQDCELVTAGELFGRSGYGIGLQKGSLWADAVTLAILDFHESGFMESLDNHWILRSNVQQCEQLEKAPNTLGLKNMAGVFIVVGVGIIGGIGLIIIEVAYKKHQIRKQKKMELARHAADKWRGAIEKRKTLRASIAAQRRIQSNGLNDPTTVSLAVDTVARSNVTPRSPGRAWPGDSDIRQRPIPRSDDIRLSPAAYTANVSHLIV
- the LOC409132 gene encoding sorting nexin-12, translated to MADTTVDATRRLNVKKQTLDDAYAAPANFLEIDVINPITHGVGKKRYTDYEVRMRTNLPVFKVKDSTVRRRYSDFEWLRTELERDSKIVVPPLPGKAWKRQMPFRGDDGIFEEDFIEDRRKGLEAFVNKIAGHPLAQNERCLHMFLQEPVIDKNYVPGKIRNT
- the LOC726071 gene encoding uncharacterized protein LOC726071; translation: MTTINQIDTSLPFTLKQGQEKFDIEDTDDDNTSLEDINDLLSISIPSLSANKFHIPTDLNDEFLRLTTTVRAVYFSYLHKCLLTNYILCYKEKNEDIPSSQLKKCANEMELLAVRSSLEATLYRQNMLKLISDVKSHTSEKKAYKKLIIFLETPSTKVDIGVQTINTWAELERADNIQSICITSNCEELSLHKETPKYKEEDDINNESEDYDISSQLTICNNTTSPTVNSTHDKIQNKFDIKSDEEINKKMIVDEETMKEDSNIFNYIKDNSNSQIPNQPNIQNDDENSQDSLLQHMEDMFCDSDDSSDLMTLIEKHSGVTKANMDKEINALLPHNSNGSINMPENNIKINSVKNTNLKALNTNTGKYSFSYYKEMKTRQTNKLLPIESETVENKHKRRINSIWFVERVYQVSKLKAKMTELSLKDYRRHGRVKEKFIELFGETDDEEMIPDSPICIEEHLTACKERIAPWIVKHLMPFYKKRRIKDRQLFKIVAKHVADMLIIENTFPEQDCVSKYIETYFKNKKFIRTKQDVYL